The Candidatus Paceibacterota bacterium genome segment GACTTTATCGTCCGAGGTCAATATTCCCATTGCGACGGTGGAGATCTCCGGTTCGACAGTCGATATCCTGTTCCGGATGAAAAACACATATAACATTGCGCAAAAAACAAGAAGCAAAGTTATGGCCGACACTATGAAAATGTTTTTTAGTTTCATTATTTTTAAATTGATTTGATATTATTATAACATAGAAATGAAAAAAAACGAAATGATACTGATATGCCTTTCGGTCAAAGACATTCTGCCTTGTGCGATATTGACGATTATGGCATATCCTGGTATCATGACGTGATGTTTACATGCCCCGAAAGCATGTTATATCTGAAATATAACGTATTTTCGGGACAGGTAAATCCGGGAAAATATTAAGCCCGAATTCTTTGTCCGATTTGAGAGGTGATATATATGGAAAGTAAAGAAGAATTGAAAGAGCTATATGCAAGACTGGCGCTCTTTTCGAATGCATGCGGCACATCGGGAAACGAGACGAGAGTAGGAGAACTTTTGTCTTCAGAACTTCTCAACTTTGCCGGCGATGTAAAAACGGACAGCATGGGGAATCTCATCGCGACAAAAGCGGGAAACGCTCCAAGGATCATGATCGCCGCCCACATGGACGAGATCGGACTTATGGTGCAGAGCATAGACGCAAGGGGATTCATAAGATTCATAAAGACAGGAGGATGGTATGATCCGGTCGTGCTGGCGCAAAGAGTTGTCCTGCACGGTTCGAAGGGAGACGTGATCGGAGTTATCGGATCCAAGCCTCCGCATGCCATGCAGGATGATGAAAAGAAAAGAGCTGTGGACGCAAGCAGCATGTTCATCGACATGGGTGCGGGCACAAAAGATGATGTGCTGAAGTGCGGTATAAACATAGGCACATCCATAACGATCGAACGCGAGCTTTCATATCTTGGCGGCAGCGAGTATTTGGTCACGGGCAAGTGCCTGGATAATCGGGTGGGCGTCATCGAGATGATCGAGGTCATGAAAAGGCTCAAAGACACGAATCTGGAAATTTCGGCCGTAGGCACCTGCCAGGAAGAGGTCGGCTGCAAAGGCGGAGGGGTCAGCGGATTCAGGGTTAACCCCGATCTTGCGATCGTACTTGATACGACTGCAGCAGGCGGAAATCCCGGCATGGGAAGCGCGATCACTCCGCTTAAAATAGGCGAAGGTCCTGCGATCGTCATTGCAGACAAAGAAGGCAGGGGATTCATTGCCCCGATGCATATGGTCGAGAGGATAAAAAAGATCGCTGAAGAGAACAAAATAAAATATCAGCTCCAGGTGTCATCTTTCGGCACCACGGACGCGTCCGAGATCCAGCTGAGCCAGAGCGGCATTTTGACGGTTGCCATAAAAAATCCCGCGAGATATATCCATTCTCCGGTGGAAGTTGCGGATCTTAGGGACATGGAAAGCGCAATAAGGCTTGTTGTCGCTCTCATAGGCGATATCGAGAAAAATGGATTATAAACACACAGACTGGAACCCCGGTCTTTTTTTAATGCAAATTATTAACTTTATGGGAAAAATAGTGTAAAATAAATATATGAATTGCGGTTATAAGATGTAAAATAATAATATACTAAATACAAAAATGAAAACAAATTTCGCCTATGAAATTAAAAAAACGGTCTCAAGAAACTTTGCCGTGTTTTTTTGTTTCGGCGTGCTTGTGCCATTGGCTTCGGCCGATACCGCATTGGCCGCTGTTGCAGTCACCAAGAGGGTGGTCAGCATTGATTCTTGCGTAGATTCGGATGGCGGCATAGCTTACTACACCAAAGGAACGGTCGATACGGCTGATGCCGGTTCCAGAGGGCACTATATCGATATTTGCTCCGACGGAAAGAACCAGCTGCATGAATGGTATTGCAAAGGTATGCAGCCTGCGGAAATCACCAAGGATTGTCCGAATGGCTGCCAGGATGGCGCGTGCCGGGACAGCGGCATCGGTCCGGAATTTTCGCTCGAGATCGGCAAAAGGATATATTCGATCGGCGATGAGGTCATGATCCGGGCCAATTTTCAGGATATCGACCAACAACACAGATCTTTTATAAAAGGGGTGGTCGTTGCTCCGGACGGATCGTTCGAAACGTCATATTTCTATAAACAGCATCTGTCCGGCGTCGAGACATCATCTGCGTTGATCAAGGGTTCGAACCTGGTCAGCGGCAGGTCCGGGAGCGCTTTCAGTTTTGACGGAAACACTTATATAGGAGATCTCCCGGGGTTCGGAAAAAAAGACGATGTGACCATTAGCATGTGGTTCAAAACCAAAGTCGGAGGAAAATTCTATGAAGCCGAATATTATAAGGACTCGGGAGACCACTTCGCGCCGAAGTTCAGCATCAGAAAAGACAACGGGACGGTGGAATATTTCGCTTTTGTAAATAATAACGGAACCAGGAACGACCTTTCCGTTTCGACTGACGGTTCATATGACTACCGGGATGATAAATGGCACCTCTTCACGGCTGTTTTCCGCGGCGGCGATTTTCCCAAGGGCGAACTTTATGTCGATGGAAAATTTATCGGAGAGGACGTTGATACACCAATGTCGAATTTCGACTGGGACGCTCCGGATATGAAGAACGTCAATCTTGGTTATGCCTGCGGATATCATTATAGGAATTGCATCGATTGGTCGGACGGTTTTGTCGGGGATATCGATCAGGTCCGGGTCTATAAAAGAGCCTTGTCTCAGTCCGAGGCAGGAGCTCTTTATTCGGATATAAACGTGAGCAAAAAAAACCTGGAAGTTCTCTGGGATTTCGAAAGGACGGAAAAAGAGATCGTGTTCGACAGCAGCGGAAATGGAAATAACGGCGTGTTCCATAACGCAAGCGAAGTCGGGGGCGAGAACGTGATATATGTGAACGCGATGCAGGAGGGGGTATATAGGATAACGGCAACTGCCGACTATCAGGGAAAGACTGGTAATTCATACGCGGAATTTACGGTCGGCATCGCCGCGATAGAAGATTGGGACGTATCGGTCAATTTCGATGTCGCCAATAAAGGATCTTTCTATCCGTTTTCTTCAGCGACCGGAGTTGTCGGAAACAAGTATTATGCGAAATTAAATGCAACAGATGATCTTTACGATGAATATATCGGAAGAGAAGCCTGCACAAGCAGTTATTGGGGAGATATTTTTGAGGCGGAGCAAGCCAGGAGAGCAAAGGGATGGTATGCGGAAAGAAAAAGGATGGATAACGGGGACTACAAGATACTTATAAGGGGCACTGCTCCGGCCGATTGCGGCTATTCGTCTCCCGGGGAATCAAAAGGAGAACTGACAGTGAATCCGTATTCCGACTGGAAAATAAAAGAAGTTGTGAAATGCAATGCGCAAGGAAGCAACAAGGGTCAGGAGGTGAAATGCGAGTCGGGCGACGGATATATTGAATTTTCGGCGGGAAGCAATTGCGGAGGATGCTGCGCGTGCGCCGACAGCGGAAGTCTGGATATAGAGGTGATCCTGGGGAAAAATGGCGGCTCGTCTCCGGTAAAACCGCAAGGATCATGCACCGATACGGACGAAGGACAGGATGTTTTCAGAAAAGGCGATGTGGTGTATATGGGAAAAACCAATTCCGATCAATGCGTATCGCAGGATACGCTGAAGGAATATTATTGCGAAAAAGATGGCAGAGGCAAGGCCGCCGATCACGTTTGCGAGAACGGATGCGAGGATGGGGCGTGTATTAAAACAGATGGTGCAAGCGATAACAATGCGAATGATGATGCCTTGGCGAAATTTAATGAGGAAATAGAGAATTCCGGCTTGAGCGGTGTGATCGTTGCTGTTTTGGGAGTGGTTCTCAGCATAATCATCATTATTGCAGTCGCGCTCAGCAAGAAAATGTAACACATAGGTCATGACTACCAGAAAAATCGTGCGAAATGCCGGCAGGGGAAGAGACGGAGCCTTGCGGCCTGAATTTAAAAGCTATATAAAAGCCCAAATACAACTTCCGAGAAATGAGTGGGATGCAGCTTTCGGGAATTATGTAGAGAAAAAAAGACGCGAAGCCGTGGAAATGCTAAGCGATGATTCGCCGGAGGTTTTTAACGACAATGCATGCAAAAAGAGATATAATATCTATCTTAAATATCTTTGCGTTACCGGAGGAGACAGATACTTTTCCGGGAAAGATGTCATTGATCTCGGATGCGGCGAAGGAGAATTCATCCTTGAGTGTCTGAAGAGGGGCAAGGTGAAAAGCGCATATGGCCTGGACCTCGAAATAAGAAAAGAGCTTTCAGATGGAAAATACGGAAAAAATTTTATCAAGGGGGATTATACAAAAAAGTTGCCGTTTTCGCGCGCGGATATAATAGTTTCGAATGGAGGAGCCAGCACGCTTTTTTTCGAGAGGGACGGGAAGCGAAAATTTGAAAAGCTGATCAGAAATTGCATCAGGATCCTGAGTGCAAATGGAGAAATAAGGATCGCCCCGATCAATTGCTGCTATAGTTCGAAAATCAGGCTGGTTGGCATCGATAAGAGCATCAAAAAATTGGCCAATGTATTGAAAAAACTTTCAGGGGAAAAGCTTATCGATCACAGTTTTGAACCGATCGATATTCAAGTAAGCGGATGGGAGTTCCGGGATGTTTTTCTTTGGCAGGCCTTGATCATCAAAAAACGGTCTTGACCGGAGGGTAAAATTGGTGTATAATTATAGTATAGAATTTGATATTTAGGATAAAGGGTGAAAGGCCCTTTGTTTTATTTATAGCCGGAAAATGCAGACAAAAACACAAACAAAAATGCAAATATGCTCAAAAAACACAATAATTAAGATCGGCGCAATCGTCTCCCTGATTGCCATCTTTAATGTCGGCGTTGTCGTCGCTTTTGCTTTTGAAAAACATGAGATCGCCCCCGAGATCATGCTGGAACTTACCAACAGGTCCAGGGAAGCAAACGGGGTACCGGAACTTAACATGAATACGCAGCTCGTTTCGGCCGCTGAGGCAAAGGCGAATGACATGTTCAAATCTCAATATTTTAACCATGAAAGCCCGAACGGGAAAACTCCATGGGAATTCATCAGATCGGCCGGATATGAATATTTATTCGCCGGAGAAAATCTGGCGATGGATTTCGTTTCTGCGGAAGGAGTTCACAAGGCTCTGATGGATAGCAGCTCGCACAGGGAAAATCTTTTGAATGCGAATTATTCCGATGTAGGTATTGCAGTAAAGAGGGGAATTTTCGATGGAGCGGAGACTGTTATAGTCGTGGAAGAATTCGGTTCGCCGCTCGCCAGGAAGAATGCCGTTGAATTCCAAAAGGCGGAAGTGCAGGTCGAGACAGACGGGCCGACATCCACGGAAACAGATAAAGTTCAGGCGCCAACGGCAGTTCGGGTTGTGCCGGAGCAGGACAGCGCCGCGATCAATGATCCTGAGAACGATGATTCCTGCAATTCGGCAGGCGTTGAACTGGAGGAAGAAAATACACCGGAAGCCGCAGGAAATATACCCATTCGTATATCAGATACGCAATATACATTTTTCAAAGATTTCTATATTTGCAGCTCCGATATCGATGATGAAATAGAGAATATCCCGGATGTATATGTCGCGGATATAAAAGGGGAACGGAGCGGAATGATGTCTGCTGAGGGGCCATTGAAATATCTCGCAGTCATCGATTCATTCGAAAAAGAGATAATGCTGATACTTCTTTCTTTTGCGGTTTCGATGAATCTTTACTATATCTCGGATGAAGATCTTCGGAATGATGACGGATGATTCCCGGTTCTGTTCATAGAAAGTGCAGCTTAATTCGTATATAAAATAAAATACCCAACTGATGCCGGGTATGTTTTTATAATGACTATTATGCAACGCTGATCTTTTTAACCGATCCCAACCCGGTGATAATGTAATTTGTCGATATTGATACAGCGATTATTATCCATCCGGATAACATGATAAATATCTTCTGGGTCGGCTCATTTCCGCTGAAATATGCAATTGGCGCAACTGCAACCGCATATGATATCAGCACTGCAACTAAGAATACCATTGGTCTTTCCATAATATTTCCTCCGATTCGTATTATAATATATTTATATAATTTGTCAGGTGTTTGGCTTTGTCTATTCTTTGCGGATGGAAGCCTGGATTCTTCGGCAAAAAATAAAAAGAGGAAAGTATCTTCGGTCTTTTGACCTATTTTTCTTCCTCTCTGGTTTCAAATTCTTTGTCTCTTGCGATTGACAGCATCTTGATTATCAAGAAGAGAGTCGTGCCTCCGCCCAATGTGGTGAATATTACGATCATGGCTTTTCCGAAGTATATATCGGAATATTCTTCATCAAATATTATCCCCCTTCCATCTTCCGTTGGCCTTGGATTGGAAAAAAACATTCCGTCTCCAGGTTTTTTCGGTACTGGCGCCAATTCGGTGGAATATAGGTCCCATCTGGCTGATATATTGTTATATGCCAGCTCGGGTTCATATCC includes the following:
- a CDS encoding M42 family metallopeptidase, with the protein product MESKEELKELYARLALFSNACGTSGNETRVGELLSSELLNFAGDVKTDSMGNLIATKAGNAPRIMIAAHMDEIGLMVQSIDARGFIRFIKTGGWYDPVVLAQRVVLHGSKGDVIGVIGSKPPHAMQDDEKKRAVDASSMFIDMGAGTKDDVLKCGINIGTSITIERELSYLGGSEYLVTGKCLDNRVGVIEMIEVMKRLKDTNLEISAVGTCQEEVGCKGGGVSGFRVNPDLAIVLDTTAAGGNPGMGSAITPLKIGEGPAIVIADKEGRGFIAPMHMVERIKKIAEENKIKYQLQVSSFGTTDASEIQLSQSGILTVAIKNPARYIHSPVEVADLRDMESAIRLVVALIGDIEKNGL
- a CDS encoding LamG domain-containing protein codes for the protein MKTNFAYEIKKTVSRNFAVFFCFGVLVPLASADTALAAVAVTKRVVSIDSCVDSDGGIAYYTKGTVDTADAGSRGHYIDICSDGKNQLHEWYCKGMQPAEITKDCPNGCQDGACRDSGIGPEFSLEIGKRIYSIGDEVMIRANFQDIDQQHRSFIKGVVVAPDGSFETSYFYKQHLSGVETSSALIKGSNLVSGRSGSAFSFDGNTYIGDLPGFGKKDDVTISMWFKTKVGGKFYEAEYYKDSGDHFAPKFSIRKDNGTVEYFAFVNNNGTRNDLSVSTDGSYDYRDDKWHLFTAVFRGGDFPKGELYVDGKFIGEDVDTPMSNFDWDAPDMKNVNLGYACGYHYRNCIDWSDGFVGDIDQVRVYKRALSQSEAGALYSDINVSKKNLEVLWDFERTEKEIVFDSSGNGNNGVFHNASEVGGENVIYVNAMQEGVYRITATADYQGKTGNSYAEFTVGIAAIEDWDVSVNFDVANKGSFYPFSSATGVVGNKYYAKLNATDDLYDEYIGREACTSSYWGDIFEAEQARRAKGWYAERKRMDNGDYKILIRGTAPADCGYSSPGESKGELTVNPYSDWKIKEVVKCNAQGSNKGQEVKCESGDGYIEFSAGSNCGGCCACADSGSLDIEVILGKNGGSSPVKPQGSCTDTDEGQDVFRKGDVVYMGKTNSDQCVSQDTLKEYYCEKDGRGKAADHVCENGCEDGACIKTDGASDNNANDDALAKFNEEIENSGLSGVIVAVLGVVLSIIIIIAVALSKKM
- a CDS encoding class I SAM-dependent methyltransferase, yielding MTTRKIVRNAGRGRDGALRPEFKSYIKAQIQLPRNEWDAAFGNYVEKKRREAVEMLSDDSPEVFNDNACKKRYNIYLKYLCVTGGDRYFSGKDVIDLGCGEGEFILECLKRGKVKSAYGLDLEIRKELSDGKYGKNFIKGDYTKKLPFSRADIIVSNGGASTLFFERDGKRKFEKLIRNCIRILSANGEIRIAPINCCYSSKIRLVGIDKSIKKLANVLKKLSGEKLIDHSFEPIDIQVSGWEFRDVFLWQALIIKKRS
- a CDS encoding CAP domain-containing protein, giving the protein MQICSKNTIIKIGAIVSLIAIFNVGVVVAFAFEKHEIAPEIMLELTNRSREANGVPELNMNTQLVSAAEAKANDMFKSQYFNHESPNGKTPWEFIRSAGYEYLFAGENLAMDFVSAEGVHKALMDSSSHRENLLNANYSDVGIAVKRGIFDGAETVIVVEEFGSPLARKNAVEFQKAEVQVETDGPTSTETDKVQAPTAVRVVPEQDSAAINDPENDDSCNSAGVELEEENTPEAAGNIPIRISDTQYTFFKDFYICSSDIDDEIENIPDVYVADIKGERSGMMSAEGPLKYLAVIDSFEKEIMLILLSFAVSMNLYYISDEDLRNDDG